AGTGAAGGAAATTTATCGACACCGATCAATGGCAATAGTTACACCAGTATCGTCGGAACATTTACCGCCGATGACGTGGATCAAACCATTCAATTTTTCGACAGTACAAACAATCCTATTTTGAATGCGTATGTACTTCGCGATATCACACCAGCGGTTCCGGAGCCCAGCACCTGGGCGATGTTGCTTGCAGGTTTGGGATTACTTGGATTCTCGGTTCGCCGCAGCAAAGCCGGTTAACCGATCGACAGAGAAGTTTTTCTTTCGATGAACAACCCCGCTCGCGAAGCGGGGTTTGTTTTTTGACGGCTTGTTAAGCCGAGCCGAGCGATAGCTCCGGCAGTACGCCCTTATGGTCTTGCAGGCTGCGCTCCGCAATGCGCAGTTTGTTGAGCAGGATCGTCAACTGGAAATAAAATTGATCACTGGCGATCATCTTCTGCCATTCATCGCCATCCGGATCGTCCTCATCGAGATTACGCCAGAACAAATTGCAGAAGCTACGGAAAGAAACCGGACGCCCTGCGATCAAATCGGCTTGGATGGGTTTTTCAATCCAGCGTTGTCTTCTTTCGATCAACCCTTCCGCGCCATCGCATACGACAACCGACAAATAGTCGTATAAATCCGATGTGCTGCGCATGTCATGAAGTTCAGGAAATTTTCTTTTACGGATGGCGTTGGCAATCAACTCTTGCAAAGCAATGGTCGAAACTTTAAGACTTACACCCGTTCTCAATTTGTATATTTTATCGAGGCACATAAATCTACCATTCAGGTTAGTAACAGCCGAAGCTAATGAGCAATTCGATTAAGAATCCTTGTTAAGGTTCATTATTGCTGAAATAACTTCAAAAGCATACCCCGCATCACGTTGCAGCCCCCAGACAAGCGATCACCTCACCATCGCTGACTTGCGGGAAATCGCGGTAAAACTGCCCCACCGCATAAAAATCGGCCGGGGTCGACAAGCAAACGATGCGATCCGCCTTGCCTTGCAACTTCTGGATAGTTTCAGGCGGAGCCACCGGCACGGCACAAATCAATTGCGCCGGTTTGCGGTTACGCAACGCATGTAACGCCGCGATCATGGTCGAACCGGTTGCCAGGCCATCGTCGATGACGATAACGATGCGCCCCGCCGGATTCACCGGCGGCCGTGCCGGCGTGTACTGCGCGCGCCGCCGCCGCATGGTTTCCATTTGCGCGGCTACTTCCCGTTGAACATAAAGATCGTCCGCCCCAGCTTTGGCGGCATACTCCGTCAAGTAAACCCAGCCGCTTTCATCGACCGAGCCGATGGCAAATTCCGGATTGCCCGGCGCACCGAGCTTACGCACCAGAACCACATCCATCTCGCCTTGCAATTGCTCAGCGATCAATTTGGCCATCGGCACCGAACCGCGCGGAATCGCCAGCACCAATGGATTCTTGCCGCGGTATTCGGAAAGTGCTTGTGCAAGCTTCTCAGCGGCAGCAATGCGATCGTTAAAAATCATGGTTTGCTCCTGCAGTTCAGTCACATCGTGCGGTTAATCAACGAACGCAATTCTGTTAATGGCCGGGTATTCAGTACATCGTGCTTTTCCAGCCAACCGCGCCGCGCCTGGCCGATACCGAAGCGCAAATTGGCAAAATCGTAAATGCTATGTGCGTCCGAATTGACACTAATCAAGACCCCCTCTTCCTTGGCCAATTGACAGTGGGTGTCGAGCAAATCGAGTCTTTCCGGATGCGCGTTCAATTCCAGAAAACAGCCGCGCTGCCTGGCTTCGCGGATAATACGCAACATATCGACATCGTACGGCTCGCGGCGCTGCAACAGGCGGCCCGTCGGATGCGCCAGCAGCGTGAAGTGCGGATGCTGCATAGCCCGCACGATGCGTTCGGTTTGTTTGGCGCGCGACAGATTGAAGTTGCTGTGCACCGCGGCCACCACCAAATCGAGCCGTGCCAGTGCGCTATCCGGCAGATCCAGGCGGCCGTCTTCCAGAATATCCACTTCGATGCTCTTCAACAAGGTAATGCCTTGCAATTCTTCGTTGAGCGCATCGATCGCCTCGCATTGCGCCAACAGCCGCGCCGTATCGAGTCCATGCGCCACTGTCAGCCGTTGCGAATGCTCGGTGATCGCCAGGTACTCAAACCCCTGCGACAAACCGGCAAGCGCCATTTCCCGCAGCGAATGATGGCCGTCGGTAGCCTTGGTATGCACATGCAAATCACCGCGCAAATCCTTTCGTTCGATCAATTGCGGCAACTTTCCGGATTTGGCGATGGCGATTTCGCCGCGATTCTCGCGCAGTTCTGGCGGTATATACGCAAGACCGACCGCCGCGTAAACCGACGCTTCGGTTTCTCCGGCGATATGCGTGTCATTGCGAAACACGCCGTATTCATTAATTTTTAAACCTTGTTTCTGAGCCAGCACGCGAATCGCGATGTTATGCGCTTTCGAGCCGGTCAAATAATGCAACGCGGCGCCGTACGATTCTTCTTTGACCACGCGCAAATCGACTTGCAATCCGCATTTGAGGATGATGCTGGCGCGCGTCGTCCCCGCCGACAGGGTATCCGTAACCTCATCATAACTGACAAAATGTTGAACCACTTGTCGCGCCGCCGCCGATGTCGGCGTAGTCGCCAATATATCCAGATCGCCGACGGTTTCCCGCATGCGCCGGTAACTGCCCGCAATGGTTACTTTCAAGACGCCCGGCGTCATCGCGAGATAGCGCTCCAGCGCATCGGCGTACTGTGCCGCAACCGCCAGTTTAAAGCGCTGCGTCTGATTGGCATGCACTTCGATCGCTTGCAGGATATTGCTCTCGGTTTTCTCGCCGAATCCCGGCAAAGTGCGGATCCGGCCGTCTCGGGCGGCGCGGTATAACTGCTCCAGCGTTTGCACATCGAGGTCGTGATACAACGCTTTGACTCGCTTGGGACCGAGTCCGGGAATTCTGAGCAGATCGGTAATCGCGGGCGGCAATTCGGTATGCAACCGGTCGAGCAGGCTGCAATGCCCGGTCGTGACAATTTCCTTGATTTTCGCCGCCAGATCATCGCCGATCCCCGGTAAGCGGGTCAGATCGCCGCCGTTTTCCAGCAAACGTGAAACTTCTTGCGGCAGTTCGCCAAGGATGCGCGCCGCATTGCGGTAAGCACGGATGCGGAATGGATTAGCCCCCTGGATTTCCAGAAAATCCGCGATCTCTTCAAAGATACCGGCGATATCGGCATTGTGCTTCGGCATAATTTCTTCTCCCCGCTTTCACTTTACTTCGCTTCCAAGTCTCGCACAATTGATCCAGCGCAAAAAAAGTACAGAAAAATACATCCCGGCGCGATGAAACTACTACAATGAAATAAAACGTGCACAGCAATTACTATGACATGAGTTCTTCGTATTTTGAACATGATGCGGATATCGGGATTATCGGCCGCGGCCTGACCATTGAGCAATCGTTCGAAGCGGCGGCGCACGCGGTGTTTGCGATCATTACCAATATCGAAGCAGTGCAACCGCTGACGGGGATCGAGATCGAATTTGAAGAAGCCGACCCGGAGCTGGCCTTGGTGATTTGGTTGAATCAAATCCTGGGAAAGTCGCGCGAATCCGGTATGGTATTCGGTCATTTTTATGTCCACCGCCAGGATGATCATTGGCATGGCAAGGTGCTTGGCGAACCGTGGCGGGAGGGATTGGAGCGCGGCGTCGAAGTCAAAGGCGCCACGCTGACCATGTTGTCGGTCAAGCAAATCGGACCGGTTTGGGAATCACGTTGCGTGGTCGATGTATGAATATTCAACCATTACAAGCATTACATTCATATCTGTGGACATTGCCTAAATCGAAAAATGAGGCAAGAGCGGAGATTTTGCTGTACGGCAGTCAACCGTTACTGGCCAGCATGGATGACAAGGTGCTGGAACAAATCGCCAACGTCGCCGCATTGCCTGGACTCGTCGGCGCCGCGATGACCATGCCGGATGCGCACTGGGGCTATGGATTTCCCATCGGCGGCGTCGCGGCTTTCGACGCCGAACAAGGCGGCATCATTTCCGCCGGCGGCGTCGGCTTCGATATTTCCTGCGGCATCCGCTGCCTGCGCAGCAATCTGAAGCTTGCCGACGCCGCGCCGTTGTTGCAGCGCCTGGCCGACCGGCTGTTCGCAACCATCCCCGCCGGCGTTGGTGAGGAAGGCAGTATTCATTTGAATCCGCAACAACTCGATCAAGTCTTGACCGGCGGCGCGCAGTGGGCCGTCAAGCAAGGCTACGGCAATCCAGCTGATCTCGAATTTATTGAAGAAAACGGCCGGGTCAGCCGCGCGGTGCCGGACAATGTGTCGGAGCTCGCCAAAAAACGCCAGCGCGGCGAAATGGGCACATTGGGTTCCGGCAACCATTATCTCGAAGTGCAGGTGGTTGAAAAAATTTACGATCAGCCAATCGCTCAAACTTTTGGATTGCAGGAAGGACAATTGGTGATTTCCATCCATTGCGGTTCGCGTGGCCTCGGTCATCAAATCGGCACCGATTATCTGATGATGCTCGCAAAGGCGGCGAATCGCCTCGGCATCCGCTTGCCCGACCGGGAATTGGCTTGCGCTCCGATCAAATCCCCCGAAGGACAGCGCTATTTAGGCGCGATGAATGCCGCGATCAATTGCGCGTTGGCTAACCGGCAGATCTTGACCCACCTGACCCGCGAAACATTCAACGAAATCTTTCCGCAAGCCGTGCTGGAAACGCTATTCGACGTGTCACACAACACCTGCAAGGAAGAAACGCACGAAGTCGATGGCAAACCCCGGGGTTTGCACGTGCATCGCAAGGGCGCCACGCGCGCGTTCGGACCGGGGCATCCGCGATTACCGCAGCGCTACCGGGATTCGGGTCAGCCGGTCATTATCGGCGGCAGTATGGGCACCGGTTCTTACATTCTCGCCGGCACCCGCAGCAACCCGGCATTCGCTTCCTGCAGTCACGGCGCAGGCCGCGCCATGAGCCGCAACCAGGCATTAAAACAATGGCAAGGCAAAACCCTGATTCAGGAATTATTGCAGCAAGGCATCCTGATCCGTACCCGCTCAATGCGTGGCGCTGCCGAAGAAGCACCGGGCGCCTACAAGGATGTCGATATCGTTGCCGAAGTCACGGAACAGGCTGGACTTGCTCGCCGGGTAGCTTTCTTGCGCCCGAAAGTATGTATAAAAGGATAACTTCGCAATCACCTCGTTCATAAGGAGAAACATCATGGAAGTCACATTGCAAATTACGACGCGAGATATTCCGCATTCCGATGCCCTGGAAAGCCATATCCGTGAAAAAGCGGCAAAGCTGGAAAAATTTTATCCACACATCATGAGCTGCCGGATTGTCGTTGAATTGCCGCATAAACATCATCATCAAGGCCGGTTGTTTGACGTACACATCGACATGACAGTGCCTGGCGGAGAGCTGGTGGTTAATCGTGTCGCCAACGAAGATGTTTATGTCGCGGTACGCGATGCATTCGATGCCGCTAAACGGCAATTGGAGGATTACGGACGGAAGCAGCATGTTTCCGGCAGCGAAACTTAATCCTGTGATCCGCCGCGTATGGCAATTCAGCTTGCACCGGGTGATGCGCTGATGATCATCGACCTGCAAAACGATTTTCTGGAAGGAGGCAGCCTGGAAGTTCCCGGCTCGAATGCCCTCAT
This is a stretch of genomic DNA from Nitrosomonas sp. sh817. It encodes these proteins:
- the hpf gene encoding ribosome hibernation-promoting factor, HPF/YfiA family: MEVTLQITTRDIPHSDALESHIREKAAKLEKFYPHIMSCRIVVELPHKHHHQGRLFDVHIDMTVPGGELVVNRVANEDVYVAVRDAFDAAKRQLEDYGRKQHVSGSET
- a CDS encoding phosphoribosyltransferase; protein product: MIFNDRIAAAEKLAQALSEYRGKNPLVLAIPRGSVPMAKLIAEQLQGEMDVVLVRKLGAPGNPEFAIGSVDESGWVYLTEYAAKAGADDLYVQREVAAQMETMRRRRAQYTPARPPVNPAGRIVIVIDDGLATGSTMIAALHALRNRKPAQLICAVPVAPPETIQKLQGKADRIVCLSTPADFYAVGQFYRDFPQVSDGEVIACLGAAT
- a CDS encoding archease, which encodes MSSSYFEHDADIGIIGRGLTIEQSFEAAAHAVFAIITNIEAVQPLTGIEIEFEEADPELALVIWLNQILGKSRESGMVFGHFYVHRQDDHWHGKVLGEPWREGLERGVEVKGATLTMLSVKQIGPVWESRCVVDV
- a CDS encoding RtcB family protein, with translation MNIQPLQALHSYLWTLPKSKNEARAEILLYGSQPLLASMDDKVLEQIANVAALPGLVGAAMTMPDAHWGYGFPIGGVAAFDAEQGGIISAGGVGFDISCGIRCLRSNLKLADAAPLLQRLADRLFATIPAGVGEEGSIHLNPQQLDQVLTGGAQWAVKQGYGNPADLEFIEENGRVSRAVPDNVSELAKKRQRGEMGTLGSGNHYLEVQVVEKIYDQPIAQTFGLQEGQLVISIHCGSRGLGHQIGTDYLMMLAKAANRLGIRLPDRELACAPIKSPEGQRYLGAMNAAINCALANRQILTHLTRETFNEIFPQAVLETLFDVSHNTCKEETHEVDGKPRGLHVHRKGATRAFGPGHPRLPQRYRDSGQPVIIGGSMGTGSYILAGTRSNPAFASCSHGAGRAMSRNQALKQWQGKTLIQELLQQGILIRTRSMRGAAEEAPGAYKDVDIVAEVTEQAGLARRVAFLRPKVCIKG
- the polX gene encoding DNA polymerase/3'-5' exonuclease PolX, producing the protein MPKHNADIAGIFEEIADFLEIQGANPFRIRAYRNAARILGELPQEVSRLLENGGDLTRLPGIGDDLAAKIKEIVTTGHCSLLDRLHTELPPAITDLLRIPGLGPKRVKALYHDLDVQTLEQLYRAARDGRIRTLPGFGEKTESNILQAIEVHANQTQRFKLAVAAQYADALERYLAMTPGVLKVTIAGSYRRMRETVGDLDILATTPTSAAARQVVQHFVSYDEVTDTLSAGTTRASIILKCGLQVDLRVVKEESYGAALHYLTGSKAHNIAIRVLAQKQGLKINEYGVFRNDTHIAGETEASVYAAVGLAYIPPELRENRGEIAIAKSGKLPQLIERKDLRGDLHVHTKATDGHHSLREMALAGLSQGFEYLAITEHSQRLTVAHGLDTARLLAQCEAIDALNEELQGITLLKSIEVDILEDGRLDLPDSALARLDLVVAAVHSNFNLSRAKQTERIVRAMQHPHFTLLAHPTGRLLQRREPYDVDMLRIIREARQRGCFLELNAHPERLDLLDTHCQLAKEEGVLISVNSDAHSIYDFANLRFGIGQARRGWLEKHDVLNTRPLTELRSLINRTM